A single window of Brevundimonas naejangsanensis DNA harbors:
- a CDS encoding prolyl oligopeptidase family serine peptidase produces the protein MLAAAPALAEGAPIDPTAASAATPPPHFPRDLSPEGVKAADDHLALEEVDGVEARAFVAASNEKALAALTGDRRYEPFRQQAEAILTATDRIPGVSFLGEGLGNFWQDAANPKGVWRRTTLASYRTAQPQWETLLDIDALAKAEGKDWVFKGANCLAPDETRCLVNLSNGGMDAVTVREFDLTTKTFVDGGFVIPEGKHRISWLDRDTLLIATDFGPGSLTESGYPFIIKSLKRGHPLEHATEVYRGQQGDGGYGVSPRVFRDKAGAVEAVLFSRPLDTFRSETWMLGSDGKPHQLALPERVGVQGVLDGKLVFSPEQPWSFDGHDYASGSLLALPLGVLGQPRQDVRIDAKAATIFAPGPRQSLQNVSVFENSLVAVIADNVVGALKRFTPTAEGWTATEIAVPANSAVGLGDSSKAKGQVFVSTQGFLTPPTLSLADVSTGALTELKSAPAKFDASTHVVEQFEATSTDGTKIPYFVTRPKDLAMDGTGPTILFGYGGFQASFPPAYKPEMGKLWLENGGVFVQANIRGGGEFGPGWHQAALRENRQRAFDDFAAVARDLEQRRITSPRHLGIYGRSNGGVLTSVSITQHPELFNAAVIESPLIDMLRYQELPAGASWMGEYGDPRIPGDAEFIARYSAYQQLRPEVKYPRVYITTNTRDDRVHPGHARKFAARLGDQGHDHLYFEDTAGGHSNDADPVANARRWARHYVYLAQQLMD, from the coding sequence ATGTTGGCCGCCGCCCCCGCCCTGGCCGAGGGCGCGCCTATCGACCCCACGGCCGCCTCGGCCGCGACCCCGCCGCCGCACTTCCCGCGCGATTTGTCGCCCGAGGGGGTCAAGGCCGCCGACGACCACTTGGCGCTGGAAGAGGTGGACGGGGTCGAGGCCCGAGCCTTCGTCGCCGCCTCGAACGAAAAGGCCCTGGCCGCCCTGACCGGCGATCGTCGCTACGAGCCCTTCCGTCAGCAGGCCGAGGCCATCCTGACGGCCACCGACCGCATCCCCGGCGTCAGCTTCCTGGGCGAGGGTCTGGGCAATTTCTGGCAGGACGCGGCCAACCCGAAGGGGGTCTGGCGCCGCACGACGCTGGCGTCCTATCGCACCGCCCAGCCGCAGTGGGAGACGTTGCTGGACATCGACGCCCTGGCCAAGGCCGAGGGCAAGGACTGGGTGTTCAAGGGCGCCAACTGCCTGGCGCCGGACGAGACCCGTTGCCTGGTCAATCTGTCCAACGGCGGCATGGACGCCGTGACGGTGCGCGAGTTCGACCTGACGACCAAGACCTTCGTGGACGGCGGCTTCGTCATCCCTGAAGGCAAGCACCGCATCTCCTGGCTGGACCGCGACACCCTGCTGATCGCCACCGACTTCGGCCCCGGCAGCCTGACGGAGTCGGGCTATCCCTTCATCATCAAGTCGCTGAAGCGCGGTCATCCGCTGGAACACGCGACCGAGGTCTATCGCGGCCAGCAGGGCGACGGGGGCTATGGCGTCAGCCCCCGCGTCTTCCGCGACAAGGCGGGCGCGGTCGAGGCCGTGCTGTTCAGCCGTCCGCTGGACACCTTCCGCTCGGAAACCTGGATGCTGGGCTCGGACGGCAAGCCGCATCAGCTGGCCCTGCCTGAGCGCGTGGGCGTTCAGGGCGTGCTGGACGGCAAGCTGGTCTTCTCGCCCGAGCAGCCCTGGAGCTTCGACGGCCATGACTACGCCTCCGGCTCGCTTCTGGCGCTGCCGTTGGGCGTGCTGGGCCAGCCGCGTCAGGACGTGCGCATCGACGCCAAGGCCGCGACCATCTTCGCGCCCGGCCCGCGCCAGTCGCTGCAGAACGTCAGCGTGTTCGAGAACAGCCTCGTCGCCGTCATCGCCGACAACGTCGTCGGCGCGCTGAAGCGTTTCACCCCGACCGCCGAGGGCTGGACCGCGACCGAGATCGCCGTGCCGGCCAACAGCGCCGTGGGTCTGGGCGACAGCTCCAAGGCCAAGGGGCAGGTCTTCGTCTCGACGCAGGGTTTCCTGACGCCGCCGACGCTCAGCCTCGCCGATGTCTCCACCGGCGCCCTGACCGAGCTGAAGTCGGCCCCGGCCAAGTTCGACGCCTCGACCCATGTGGTCGAGCAGTTCGAGGCGACCTCGACCGACGGGACGAAGATCCCCTACTTCGTCACCCGGCCGAAGGACCTGGCGATGGACGGGACCGGGCCGACCATCCTGTTCGGTTACGGCGGCTTCCAGGCCAGCTTCCCGCCCGCCTACAAGCCCGAGATGGGCAAGCTGTGGCTGGAGAACGGCGGCGTCTTCGTTCAGGCCAACATCCGTGGCGGCGGCGAGTTCGGGCCCGGCTGGCACCAGGCGGCCTTGCGCGAGAACCGCCAGCGCGCCTTCGACGACTTCGCCGCCGTGGCCCGCGATCTGGAGCAGCGCCGCATCACCAGCCCGCGCCACCTGGGCATCTACGGCCGCTCCAACGGCGGCGTGCTGACCAGCGTGTCGATCACCCAGCATCCGGAGCTGTTCAATGCGGCGGTCATCGAAAGCCCTCTGATCGACATGCTGCGTTATCAGGAACTGCCGGCGGGCGCGTCGTGGATGGGCGAGTACGGCGATCCGCGCATTCCGGGCGACGCCGAATTCATCGCGCGCTATTCGGCCTATCAGCAGCTGCGGCCGGAGGTGAAATACCCGCGCGTCTACATCACGACCAATACGCGCGACGACCGGGTCCACCCCGGCCACGCCCGCAAGTTCGCGGCGCGTCTGGGGGACCAGGGCCACGATCACCTCTATTTCGAGGACACGGCGGGCGGCCACTCCAACGACGCCGATCCGGTCGCCAACGCCCGCCGCTGGGCGCGCCACTACGTCTATCTGGCCCAACAGCTGATGGATTAA
- a CDS encoding prolyl oligopeptidase family serine peptidase, producing MIIRTLASVAVLSLAAGAAPVAMAQASVSTSVASTAPGFATSDATDPYLWLEEVEGERAMDWVKAHNETSLGVLQGDPRYDALHQQALELVQSRDRIPSPGFTHDGHIDNFWQDAEHVRGIWRRTTLDSYRTDAPQWETILDFDALSAAEGANWVYKGATCLSPEERYCLISLSNGGKDAVTLREFDSVTRTFVEGGFSLPESKGGASWIDKDTLLISRDFGEGSLTDSGYPRTVRLMKRGQTVDQAIEVFAGQKTDVSVSGYTLRDADGVVQAVLLNRGINFYESETWRLNADGSTTKLELPLKSNINALVAGQLVVTTDQDWTAPSGQQFKTGDVIAWDLRAWLADPKAPARLVIRPGEREAVEGINATRNKLVVALYENVRGSVYVYDPADWSRTRLDLPQNVSVGVGSASEQDDQIFVSVTGYLNPSSLYLADAATGAVDLTKALPDKFDASGMRVDQFEARSTDGTMIPYFVVHKDAMAMDGSNPTLLYGYGGFQSSLLPGYSPTVGKLWLERGGVYVIANTRGGGEFGPKWHQAAQQENRQRAHEDFQAVAQDLSTRGITSQPHLGVMGGSQGGLFMGAMLTQRPDLINAAVIQVPLFDMLRFHKLLAGASWIGEYGDPDIPEQRAWIEQYSPYQKLAAGQPYPEVFIHTSTKDDRVHPGHARKAAARMEALGYPVLFYENTDGGHAAGANLRETARRIALEYTYLTRRLMDQPAQR from the coding sequence ATGATCATCCGCACCCTGGCGTCTGTCGCCGTCCTTTCCCTTGCCGCCGGAGCCGCACCTGTCGCCATGGCCCAAGCTTCCGTTTCCACCAGCGTCGCCTCTACCGCGCCGGGCTTCGCGACCAGCGACGCGACCGACCCCTATCTGTGGCTGGAGGAGGTCGAGGGCGAGCGCGCCATGGACTGGGTCAAGGCCCACAACGAGACCTCGCTGGGCGTGCTGCAGGGCGACCCGCGCTATGACGCTCTGCATCAGCAGGCGCTGGAGCTGGTGCAGTCGCGCGACCGCATCCCCTCGCCGGGCTTCACCCATGACGGCCATATCGACAACTTCTGGCAGGACGCCGAACACGTGCGCGGGATCTGGCGCCGCACGACGCTGGACAGCTATCGCACGGACGCGCCGCAGTGGGAGACGATCCTGGACTTCGACGCCCTGTCGGCGGCCGAGGGCGCCAACTGGGTCTATAAGGGCGCGACCTGCCTGTCGCCTGAAGAGCGCTACTGCCTGATCTCCCTGTCGAACGGCGGCAAGGATGCGGTCACTCTGCGCGAGTTCGACAGCGTGACGCGCACCTTCGTGGAGGGCGGCTTCAGCCTGCCGGAATCCAAGGGCGGCGCCAGCTGGATCGACAAGGACACCCTGCTGATCTCGCGCGATTTCGGCGAGGGCTCGCTGACCGACTCCGGCTATCCGCGCACCGTGCGCCTGATGAAGCGCGGCCAGACGGTCGATCAGGCGATCGAGGTCTTCGCCGGCCAGAAGACCGACGTCTCGGTGTCCGGCTACACCCTGCGCGACGCCGACGGCGTGGTGCAGGCGGTGCTGCTGAACCGGGGGATCAACTTCTATGAGAGCGAGACCTGGCGCCTGAACGCCGACGGCTCGACGACGAAGCTGGAGTTGCCGCTCAAGTCCAACATCAACGCCCTGGTCGCCGGACAGCTGGTGGTGACGACGGATCAGGACTGGACCGCGCCGTCGGGCCAGCAGTTCAAGACCGGCGACGTCATCGCCTGGGACCTGCGGGCGTGGCTGGCCGATCCGAAGGCGCCCGCCCGTCTCGTCATCCGCCCCGGCGAGCGCGAGGCGGTCGAGGGGATCAACGCCACCCGCAACAAGCTGGTCGTGGCCCTTTATGAAAACGTGCGCGGCTCGGTCTATGTCTACGACCCGGCCGACTGGAGCCGCACCCGTCTGGACCTGCCGCAGAACGTCTCGGTCGGGGTCGGCTCGGCTTCGGAGCAGGACGACCAGATCTTCGTCAGCGTCACCGGCTATCTGAACCCGTCCAGCCTCTATCTGGCCGATGCGGCGACCGGGGCCGTCGATCTGACCAAGGCCCTGCCGGACAAGTTCGACGCCAGCGGCATGCGCGTGGATCAGTTCGAGGCCCGCTCGACCGACGGGACGATGATCCCCTATTTCGTCGTCCATAAGGACGCGATGGCGATGGACGGGTCGAACCCGACGCTGCTGTACGGCTACGGCGGCTTCCAGTCGTCGCTGCTGCCCGGCTATTCGCCGACGGTGGGCAAGCTGTGGCTGGAGCGGGGCGGCGTCTACGTCATCGCCAATACGCGCGGCGGCGGCGAGTTCGGCCCCAAATGGCACCAGGCGGCCCAGCAAGAAAATCGCCAGCGCGCGCATGAGGACTTCCAGGCGGTGGCTCAGGACCTGAGCACGCGCGGGATCACCAGCCAGCCGCACCTGGGCGTCATGGGCGGCTCGCAGGGCGGGCTGTTCATGGGCGCCATGCTGACCCAGCGACCGGACCTGATCAATGCGGCCGTGATTCAGGTGCCCCTGTTCGACATGCTGCGCTTCCACAAGCTGTTGGCGGGCGCCAGCTGGATCGGCGAATACGGCGACCCGGACATCCCGGAGCAGCGCGCCTGGATCGAACAATACTCGCCCTATCAGAAGCTGGCGGCGGGTCAGCCCTATCCGGAAGTCTTTATCCACACCTCGACCAAGGACGACCGCGTCCACCCCGGCCACGCCCGCAAGGCGGCGGCGCGGATGGAGGCGCTGGGCTATCCGGTGCTCTTCTACGAGAACACCGACGGCGGCCACGCAGCCGGCGCCAACCTGCGCGAGACGGCCCGCCGCATCGCGCTGGAATACACCTATCTGACCCGGCGGCTGATGGATCAGCCGGCGCAGCGATAA
- a CDS encoding potassium channel family protein: MTSDQSQTARPDGLRLRARLRYLYHGAQPAAVKFRLMVILVDLIIIGFFLAAPILKEAGWVFYVADYFIAAILGLDLAARAYAYSDVRDWLKKPIVWVDLFVLATLLFPAWLANFGFLRLLRFWSLLNSDLFWRTIGRRFDDTRVEEITRALAALITFVFVVTGFVYAYFRGKAEHINGYLDALYFTVATLTTTGFGDITLPGNWGRVISIVVMLVGITLFIRLAQTLIRPHKVKFPCPTCGLQKHDPDAVHCKACGQILCIPDDGD, from the coding sequence ATGACTTCCGATCAGAGCCAAACCGCCAGACCCGACGGCCTGAGACTGAGGGCGCGCCTGCGTTACCTCTATCACGGCGCCCAGCCGGCGGCGGTGAAGTTCCGCCTGATGGTCATTCTGGTCGATCTGATCATCATCGGCTTCTTTCTGGCGGCCCCGATCCTGAAGGAGGCGGGCTGGGTCTTCTATGTCGCCGACTATTTCATCGCCGCCATCCTGGGGCTGGACCTGGCGGCGCGGGCCTATGCCTATTCCGATGTCCGCGACTGGTTGAAGAAGCCGATCGTCTGGGTCGATCTGTTCGTCCTGGCGACCCTGCTGTTTCCGGCCTGGCTGGCCAACTTCGGCTTCCTGCGGCTGCTGCGGTTCTGGAGTCTGCTGAACAGCGACCTGTTCTGGCGCACCATCGGCCGCCGGTTCGACGACACCCGGGTCGAGGAGATCACCCGCGCCCTGGCCGCCCTGATCACCTTCGTCTTTGTCGTGACCGGCTTCGTCTACGCCTATTTCCGGGGCAAGGCCGAGCATATCAACGGCTATCTGGACGCGCTCTACTTCACCGTCGCCACCCTGACGACGACGGGGTTTGGCGACATCACCCTGCCGGGCAACTGGGGCCGGGTCATCTCCATCGTCGTCATGCTGGTGGGCATCACCCTGTTCATCCGCCTGGCCCAGACCCTGATCCGGCCGCACAAGGTGAAGTTTCCCTGTCCGACCTGCGGCCTGCAGAAGCATGATCCGGACGCCGTCCACTGCAAGGCCTGCGGCCAGATCCTGTGCATCCCCGACGACGGCGACTGA
- the dapF gene encoding diaminopimelate epimerase has product MSEPARPYIRMNGAGNAFIVVQAFEQPFHPTADQVRALADPAAGLGGFDQLIGIEPSETADAFMRVWNADGSMVQTCGNALRCVGWLMLEATDKEEVVIDTLSGPTTARRASLPSGRVGSGSPPGLTTAAQTQSRVGSGDPAGSTTAAQHQVTVDMGAPRLEWDQVPLSEEMDTRGIELQVGPIDAPVLHTPGAVSMGNPHVVFFTDRQDDAFVRGSGSLVERHPLFPEGVNVGFAHVLSPDHIRLRVWERGAGLTLACGTGACAALVAAARRGLTGRKAVVTVDGGQLTIEWDQATNHVFMTGPVQVEGAGFLPEA; this is encoded by the coding sequence ATGAGTGAACCCGCCCGCCCCTACATCCGCATGAACGGCGCCGGAAACGCCTTCATTGTCGTCCAGGCCTTCGAGCAACCCTTCCACCCGACGGCGGATCAGGTGCGCGCCCTGGCCGATCCGGCGGCGGGCCTGGGCGGCTTCGACCAGCTGATCGGCATCGAACCGTCCGAGACGGCCGACGCCTTCATGCGGGTATGGAACGCCGACGGCTCGATGGTCCAGACCTGCGGCAACGCCCTGCGCTGCGTCGGCTGGCTGATGCTGGAGGCGACCGACAAGGAAGAGGTGGTCATCGACACCCTGAGCGGCCCGACCACCGCGCGCCGCGCTTCTCTCCCGTCAGGCCGCGTCGGGTCGGGAAGTCCCCCAGGGCTGACGACCGCGGCCCAGACACAAAGCCGCGTCGGGTCGGGAGATCCCGCAGGGTCGACGACCGCGGCCCAGCATCAAGTCACGGTGGATATGGGCGCGCCGCGTCTGGAGTGGGATCAGGTGCCCCTGTCTGAAGAGATGGACACGCGCGGCATCGAGCTTCAGGTCGGACCGATCGACGCGCCCGTACTGCACACCCCCGGCGCCGTTTCGATGGGCAATCCCCACGTCGTCTTCTTCACCGATCGCCAGGACGACGCCTTCGTGCGCGGCTCGGGCTCGCTGGTCGAGCGCCACCCGCTGTTCCCTGAAGGGGTCAATGTCGGCTTCGCCCATGTGCTGTCGCCCGATCACATTCGGTTGCGGGTCTGGGAGCGCGGGGCGGGCCTGACCCTGGCCTGCGGCACCGGCGCCTGCGCCGCCCTGGTGGCCGCCGCGCGGCGCGGCCTGACCGGGCGAAAGGCCGTGGTGACGGTCGATGGCGGCCAGCTGACCATCGAATGGGACCAGGCTACGAACCACGTCTTCATGACCGGTCCGGTCCAGGTCGAAGGCGCCGGGTTCCTGCCCGAAGCCTGA
- a CDS encoding NADP-dependent malic enzyme: protein MPELTDKQTFSDDDALEFHSDPIPGKISMAPTKPMATQRDLSLAYSPGVAVPVLAIAADADKAYDYTAKGNLVAVISNGTAILGLGNLGHMASKPVMEGKSVLFKRFADVDSFDVEVKTTDPDEFVTVVKNIGDTWGGINLEDIKSPECFEIEAQLQDLLDIPVFHDDQHGTAIISTAGLINACHIVGKKLEDVKVVLSGAGAAGLSSIALMKAAGVKAENTVICDRQGVIYKGRDNVSQWQAAHATDTPHRTLAEAMVGADVVLGLSAKGAITKEMVASMAPNPIIFAMANPDPEITPEDVKSVRSDAIMATGRSDYVNQINNVLAFPYLFRGALDVRARQINHEMKIACAHALAALAREDVPDEVAAAYRGRKLKFGPEYIIPTPFDPRLIWYIPPFIAQTAMDTGVARKPIEDMDAYRISLRQRVDPSAALMQKIQASVRSGPKQRVVFAEGEEQSVIRAAWAFKQAELGTPILVGREELIRQNAAEAGLSFDELGIEIMNARISERNTDYVDWLYARLQRRGYLRRDVQRMINQDRNYFAAAMVARGEADCMVTGVTRNFNMALKEVRRVLDVKDRMIGLSILLAKGRTLFVADTSIHELPDAAELAEIAVKAAATVKTLGRKPRVAFLSYSTFGDPPGARGEKVREAIRILDGMGVDFEYEGEMPPALALNSEARANYPFMRLTGDANVLVMPAIHSAAISTRLVQALGGATVIGPLLVGLEKSVQIVPLGASVGEIMTAATFAAYAEGVEIED, encoded by the coding sequence ATGCCCGAATTGACCGACAAACAGACCTTCTCAGACGACGACGCTCTGGAGTTCCACAGCGATCCGATCCCGGGCAAGATCTCCATGGCCCCGACCAAGCCGATGGCGACCCAGCGCGACCTGTCGCTGGCCTATTCGCCGGGCGTGGCCGTGCCGGTCCTGGCCATCGCCGCCGATGCGGACAAGGCCTACGACTACACCGCCAAGGGCAATCTGGTCGCGGTCATCTCGAACGGCACCGCCATCCTGGGCCTGGGCAACCTGGGCCACATGGCCTCCAAGCCGGTGATGGAAGGCAAGTCGGTCCTGTTCAAGCGCTTCGCCGACGTCGACAGCTTCGACGTCGAGGTGAAGACCACCGACCCGGACGAGTTCGTCACCGTGGTCAAGAACATCGGCGACACCTGGGGCGGCATCAATCTGGAGGACATCAAGTCCCCCGAATGCTTTGAGATCGAAGCCCAGCTGCAGGACCTGCTGGACATTCCCGTCTTCCACGACGACCAGCACGGCACCGCCATCATCTCGACCGCCGGTCTGATCAACGCCTGCCACATCGTCGGCAAGAAGCTGGAAGACGTGAAAGTCGTCCTGTCCGGCGCCGGCGCGGCGGGCCTGTCCTCCATCGCCCTGATGAAGGCCGCCGGGGTCAAGGCTGAGAACACCGTCATCTGCGATCGTCAGGGCGTGATCTACAAGGGCCGGGACAACGTCTCCCAATGGCAGGCGGCGCACGCCACTGACACGCCGCACCGCACCCTGGCCGAGGCCATGGTCGGCGCCGACGTGGTGCTGGGCCTGTCGGCCAAGGGCGCGATCACCAAGGAGATGGTCGCCTCCATGGCGCCCAATCCGATCATCTTCGCCATGGCCAACCCCGACCCCGAAATTACGCCCGAAGACGTCAAGTCCGTGCGTTCGGACGCCATCATGGCGACGGGCCGGTCAGACTACGTCAACCAGATCAACAACGTCCTGGCCTTCCCCTATCTGTTCCGGGGCGCGCTGGACGTGCGCGCGCGGCAGATCAACCACGAGATGAAGATCGCCTGCGCCCACGCCCTGGCGGCGCTGGCGCGCGAAGACGTGCCGGACGAGGTCGCCGCCGCCTATCGCGGCCGCAAGCTGAAGTTCGGTCCGGAATACATCATCCCGACGCCGTTCGATCCGCGCCTGATCTGGTATATCCCGCCTTTCATCGCCCAGACGGCGATGGACACCGGCGTCGCGCGCAAGCCGATCGAGGACATGGACGCCTATCGCATCAGCCTGCGCCAGCGGGTTGATCCGTCGGCCGCCCTGATGCAGAAGATCCAGGCCAGCGTGCGCTCGGGGCCGAAGCAGCGGGTCGTCTTCGCCGAGGGCGAGGAGCAGTCCGTCATCCGCGCCGCCTGGGCCTTCAAACAGGCCGAACTGGGCACGCCCATCCTGGTGGGCCGCGAGGAACTGATCCGTCAGAACGCCGCCGAGGCCGGTCTGAGTTTCGATGAGTTGGGCATTGAGATCATGAACGCCCGGATTTCCGAGCGGAACACCGATTACGTCGACTGGCTCTACGCCCGCCTGCAACGCCGCGGCTATCTGCGCCGCGACGTCCAGCGCATGATCAATCAGGACCGCAACTATTTCGCCGCCGCCATGGTCGCGCGCGGCGAAGCGGACTGCATGGTCACCGGCGTGACCCGCAATTTCAACATGGCCCTGAAAGAGGTCCGCCGCGTCCTGGACGTCAAGGACCGGATGATCGGCCTGTCGATCCTTCTGGCCAAGGGGCGCACCCTGTTCGTGGCCGACACCTCGATCCACGAACTGCCCGACGCCGCCGAACTGGCCGAGATCGCCGTCAAGGCCGCAGCCACGGTCAAGACCCTGGGCCGCAAGCCGCGCGTCGCCTTCCTCAGCTATTCGACCTTCGGCGACCCGCCGGGCGCGCGTGGCGAAAAGGTGCGCGAGGCCATCCGCATCCTGGACGGCATGGGCGTCGATTTCGAATATGAAGGCGAGATGCCCCCGGCCTTGGCGCTGAACTCCGAAGCGCGGGCCAACTATCCCTTCATGCGTCTGACCGGCGACGCCAACGTCCTGGTCATGCCGGCTATCCACTCGGCCGCCATCTCGACCCGCCTGGTTCAGGCTCTGGGCGGCGCCACGGTGATCGGCCCGCTGCTGGTGGGTCTGGAGAAGTCGGTGCAGATCGTGCCCCTGGGCGCTTCGGTCGGCGAGATCATGACCGCCGCCACCTTCGCCGCCTATGCCGAAGGGGTGGAGATCGAGGACTGA
- a CDS encoding AmpG family muropeptide MFS transporter, translated as MIDTKTPNAPAGRFGGLAVYGERRPMAMLLLGFAAGLPNLLIYDTLSAWLRDAGVTLEMIGFFALATLTYALKFVWAPLLDRTNIPGLTRWLGHRRSWMLATQVVIIAGLWLISGSNPQTSLGAVAAFAVMVGFFGATQDIAIDAWRIEAVDDSRQGAMAAAYQLGYRVAQIVAGFVPLALAQFYNWNLSYAIMAALMGVGVMGVLLAPREKQHVVRAIPVSDIPSRPVAEKIEWVVRLGLIFVAAVLIGTGLTDKIDAFAWAFGAVLPEAVLAVLSAGLAESGGGGVLIQFAWIVLGFGLLFFACAPVPGWRSRPGAYLAGSFGAPLKDFFVRFGKLAGPILALICLYRLADFVLNIMNPFYIDLGFSLIEIGEVRKLFGVVAMSLGVFIGGWSVARFGLIRTMVVGAFMSPVSNLVFAWLATQGHDLTALFVSIGVDNLATGYAGTALIAYMSSLTSIGFTATQYALFSSLYALPGKLIASQSGKIVEASARAADAGGPLGALKGLFHALPPESLVAGAAKSGVSPAGLGAGYVTFFLYSTVIGVFAILLAFYVAPRHARLIAEQKKAAAPEEAPGA; from the coding sequence ATGATTGATACCAAGACGCCCAACGCGCCTGCCGGACGTTTCGGGGGGCTGGCCGTCTATGGCGAGCGGCGGCCGATGGCCATGCTGCTGCTGGGGTTCGCGGCGGGCCTGCCGAACCTGCTGATCTACGACACCCTGTCGGCCTGGCTGCGCGACGCGGGCGTGACGCTGGAGATGATCGGCTTCTTCGCCCTGGCCACCCTGACCTATGCGTTGAAGTTCGTCTGGGCGCCGCTGCTGGACCGCACCAATATCCCCGGCCTGACGCGCTGGCTGGGGCATCGGCGCTCGTGGATGCTGGCGACCCAGGTGGTGATCATCGCCGGCCTGTGGCTGATCTCGGGCTCCAATCCGCAGACGTCCCTGGGCGCCGTGGCCGCCTTCGCCGTGATGGTCGGCTTCTTCGGCGCGACCCAGGACATCGCCATCGACGCCTGGCGTATCGAGGCGGTGGACGACAGCCGTCAGGGCGCGATGGCGGCGGCCTACCAGCTCGGCTATCGCGTCGCTCAGATCGTCGCCGGCTTCGTGCCTCTGGCGTTGGCGCAGTTCTACAACTGGAACCTGTCCTACGCGATCATGGCCGCCCTGATGGGCGTCGGCGTGATGGGCGTCCTGCTGGCGCCGCGCGAGAAGCAGCACGTCGTGCGCGCCATTCCCGTCTCCGACATTCCGTCCCGTCCCGTGGCCGAGAAGATCGAATGGGTGGTGCGCCTCGGCCTGATCTTCGTCGCGGCGGTGCTGATCGGCACAGGACTGACCGACAAGATCGACGCCTTCGCCTGGGCCTTCGGCGCGGTCCTGCCCGAAGCGGTTCTGGCCGTGCTGAGCGCGGGGCTGGCTGAAAGCGGGGGCGGCGGGGTGTTGATCCAGTTCGCCTGGATCGTGCTGGGTTTCGGCCTGCTGTTCTTCGCCTGCGCGCCGGTGCCGGGCTGGCGCAGTCGTCCGGGCGCCTATCTGGCGGGGTCGTTCGGCGCGCCGTTGAAGGATTTCTTCGTCCGCTTCGGCAAGCTGGCCGGGCCGATCCTGGCGCTGATCTGCCTCTATCGCCTGGCGGATTTCGTGCTGAACATCATGAACCCCTTCTACATCGACCTGGGGTTCAGCCTGATCGAGATCGGCGAGGTGCGAAAGCTGTTCGGCGTCGTCGCCATGTCTCTGGGCGTCTTCATCGGCGGCTGGTCCGTCGCCCGCTTCGGCTTGATCCGGACCATGGTGGTCGGGGCCTTCATGAGCCCGGTGTCGAACCTGGTCTTCGCCTGGCTGGCGACCCAGGGGCATGACCTGACCGCCCTGTTCGTCTCCATCGGCGTGGATAACCTCGCCACCGGCTACGCCGGCACGGCGCTGATCGCCTATATGTCCAGCCTGACGTCGATCGGCTTCACCGCGACCCAGTACGCCCTGTTCAGCTCGCTGTACGCCCTGCCGGGCAAGCTGATCGCGTCCCAGTCCGGCAAGATCGTCGAGGCCTCGGCGCGGGCGGCCGACGCCGGGGGGCCGTTGGGGGCGCTGAAGGGCCTGTTTCACGCCCTGCCGCCGGAATCTCTGGTCGCAGGCGCGGCCAAGAGCGGGGTGTCCCCGGCTGGCCTGGGGGCGGGCTACGTCACCTTCTTCCTGTATTCGACGGTCATCGGCGTGTTCGCCATTTTGCTGGCCTTCTACGTCGCGCCGCGTCATGCGCGCCTGATCGCCGAGCAGAAGAAGGCGGCCGCCCCGGAAGAAGCGCCCGGCGCCTGA